In the Manduca sexta isolate Smith_Timp_Sample1 unplaced genomic scaffold, JHU_Msex_v1.0 HiC_scaffold_1271, whole genome shotgun sequence genome, CTGGAGTGAAAGATGTCGGTGCAAAACGGATGCACGGGGGCGTGTTGTGCATATTAATTAGACGAGCCTATTGTCTAGGAGCtttatatgttgtttttttttattgctttgaatgacgagacgacctgGCCGTTCGCCTAGTGGGAAACTTTACAACCGCtcaaaaacagtagaaatactatgaattacaaagtattgtttggtattccactgcgctctccatcctgagacatgagatatcaagtcttattatatccagtagttacactgaacACAATATCCATAAACGGTAACACAAGAACGGAACACATTATGTTCGGTGTGTGGCGAATAGTGCCTTTTATTAATCAGGGGtcttaattataagttttgtgtGTCGTAGGAGTGGTAGTAATAgttggtattttattattatatattctatggATATGGAgagttttattgatatttttattttattgcacttcatagGTATCAcgtaaaggcggacttaatgccagaggcattctctaccagtcaacctaaAGTTTGTCTTCATGCAAACGTCAAGtgtcataaaattaacaaaagaaaCCCCTGCATATCTCTCATAATAGTTAGCGCTAACAAggcagtattttaattttgaaattcataatttattattacgaattttatgataaatatcaGTTGTGTAACCCCATAGTGTTTATTGAACGTAACTAGCTCCTTGACTATAATAACTCAAGCCGCGTTACCAAGCGGAATGATAATTCGGACATGCTCATTTGTAGTAAACTACAGCTGATTTGTAAGTCAGCTGTCCATTGTACTACTCACATTTCTGCATACACGTTAAGTTACGATATATGAAAGCTTTGATatacaacatttaaaatgtgtgtatgtatatatattattgtgaatgtatgatctgtaaatattattgtgttaagtatattattatatataatatatatacagtaTGCCCTAGACTGCCCTTTTTCGTTATTTCTCTTATTCCACCCAACGGTgttctgtaagagattgcctcgaGCGATAAAACCATCAAATTTTACCTCCTCTCTGCCTTTATTGGTTTTAatcttaaatgtttttgtttatgtgtACCATaaagctattaaataaaataatgattcgTGACGCcataaatactagaaacaattatattttaagaaccAATGGTTTTGCCAAAGTCTGATTCATGAACGCTGTTTTATTTGCCTTGTTTTCAAACATGTATCTAATGCAACATATTAACCAACATTAACCGAATCAAGATGCTTAAGATACGCAAATGTTGTAGACAATGGGTTCCGAGACCGGTTATTATtctttaagatatattataaggGATGAACTCCTTACATACAGATGTAGAAACCCAGTTGAAGAGATTGCACTATAATATGCAATAACTGGTGCTCATAAagtttattgatgtttatttattgaatgaactcttaaaaatatgtataaattaacttTCGCTCGCCATCGACTATAATGTTTCCATAATTATCAGCCTCGCTAATCTTACTACCGTTTGAAGATATGAAAACGATCTGTTTCCATATTATGGATGCGAACTGTCGCTTTGTTAATATTCTGTTTGCGATTGGAGGAAATCGACCTAAATATTTCATCGAAGTGTTACTGTCGAACATAATCAAATGaggatttattatttacgtgTGGAAGGCGACGTCGGATATGATTCTGGGgtgattatgtttatttattatatattttaaactttaaataaatcatctaaTTGAATATACAATTTCAAAAAGGGCTGGTACATATCAGTCATCAGTATACTTTTACCATAATGTCAGGCGTTTACCGCTTCTAAGAATCCAGGTTTTAGCtcaatattttgatatctttaATGCCCTTTctcgaaattaaatataactaaaatgtgTAGATATAAGTACTTTTATCAATTGTATCGgacagtaagtataatatttattactaaaagaacTTAAATCTACTATTACAAAGGTACATAATTCCtgttttaaacatttcaaatatttgaaaGTGAATAACATTGGCTCTAAATTAttgattcatattatatttatatcctaTTTTCCAAAGAAATGTCATATCCCGATGCTGGTTTCAGTACGGCGTCAAGTTTCATCTTCATTTTGAAGACGTCAGCAGTGATTCTATACCGGTGTAAGACGTGAGCTACCAACACCTTCATGGACATCATCGCGTAAGATTTACCTGTAGAACAAGAAATACTCTAAGCCGGGAGGAAATTCACATTACGCTGCAAAACGCCAAAAACAAATGATACTAgtctatcagtcttacttataaacttattttagcgttaagtGGTGGTTAAGAAttccttaaatagctgtcaaaaacatcatcggtttagtttaaaccttattaagaggcaagatggcgggttttggcttacagctgatcgagtaaatttgtgttttaactaagcatagctttgtgatttttataagtaagactgtttatGTACAAACGTacctatatttatgtttaacgcTTGTTGCTGTCAAGTCTGACGAGTCAAAATGAATTGTCGTACATTTGTTTTTGACGCTTATAGCGCTAAACGTATTCTCCTGGAACgtcaaaaaatacaaatacacgGATTGTATAAAAATGGTGTTATTCCAGTTGAGTCAACTCATTCATGCTATAGACATAACACTACATTCCGCCCCTACCACATATCTGATCCAATATTTCGACATACCAATACAATTACGTTTCCCGATGCTAAACGGGGCGTATGCGTTTGGATTCTTAGGCAAGGTATCCGGGTTCAGCCATCGCTCTGGTCTGAATTGATGCGCATCTGAACCCCATATAGATTGACGATGCATACTCCAGAATCCAAGCAGACAGTTGGTACCCGCTGGGACTATATAGTTTtctgaaaaaaatcataataggACTAGATAGGGACAAATTAAGTACGTAAATTTTGGGACGACCTGATGGTCGGGGCGCACTGATGTAATCATCATTCCGCCCCGTGTCTATGAAGGTTTCAAAgcctttgaaacgtcgggaagttaaacataaatcataatcgCGAAAAAAAACCGTATAACTAGAGTTATTTcaattacttaagtatttagaaatattaccCTGGTGGcgaagaataaattatttgttttgattctGACATTGCTCCTTTGTACTACGCAACTTAAAATGAATGTATCATCAGTTATTAACTTCAACTTACTTAATTTAACTTCGGTATCCGTACATCTGGCAACTCAAACGCCATAGGGTAAAGCCGCATAGTTTCCTTAATTACTGCTTCAACATATACTAATTTAGGTAAATCATTTTTGTCTACATCCTTATCGGgatcattaaatatttctagTACCCTGAAACATATGAATTGAAAAGCAATTGTGAGGTAAACATACGGATACATTATAAGAACATCGAtttaattttccaaaaaaatatctattaaagatttttaacaCACGGAGACGAAGCCAGTCATCAGCTATTATGTAACACAATAATAACTTACTCCCTCATAACAGCTCGATTCTGAACATCTGGATATGAGCCTAACGTAGCAAATATGCACGTCAAAGCACTGGACAAAGTATCAAAACCTGCGATGAGGAACGTATCTATGTTCTCTGATCTCCTGGTCGGTGAGGCCATCGTCGTCTGCTAGTTGCAGCATCAAATCAATCAGTGGCTTGCTTtttcctttaaataaaataaataaggtgcttaaagcggcgatagcctagttgggaggtgtccgctggttcaaaacccGAGTATCCgatatatgtgtattatttgtgaattatcgcttgcttcaacggtcacggaaaacatcgtgaggaaacctgcatacctgagaagttctccataataatttcgaaggtgtgtgaagtctaccaacccgcactaggccagcgtgatggactaaggcctaatccctttcagtagtagaggaggcccgtgtccagcagtgggacagtatataacatagggctgatattatataaataaggtgttgaaacccgctaTAATGGCCTACGTGAgtggcgttccgggatcagcctatgtatattaggttctaacaggccggcataactgtgtcgattactgaggcgtaatcatctctcagcaGTAAACATTCTATATAGATCTTACTCCGctttaccatcagatacaatGAAGTAACTTTgccttaacaataataataataatatcagccctgtattatatacttgcccactgctgagcacgggcctatGCCTTGcccatatagaaaaaaaataaaatcgtttcaGAATTCTTGGGAATCATTAGTAGTAGAATATTATAAGAAGCAATCCTCTTCGTTGAAATAGTCATTTTATGATTgtggaaatttaaatattggcaTGCACAAAATGAACGTAAAAAACACGATtgcttaataattttgttaataaagaaaTTGACCTACCTGAATCATTTTGATAACAATTGTTTTGTACCATATTTTTCAACTTCTCCTTTCTCTTAACAATCATCTAAAAGTAAAATTCCATCAATATGCCGCAAGCAAAAACTTTCagaacaaattttattgaaaacttagacaatattttctctttcattaaattcaatatttattgtgactcaaaaaaaaagtatcagcagtatcaaattaaacataaagtaattctattgaaccccactccacataccatcTGGTGCAGTGGCGTACATTATCACTACGAGAAAAATACATTCTTAGTTATTAAAATCATACCCTGTTTGACATATCGTGTATGATTTTCAAACATCTCAACTCCGCTTTCCTGTGCTCAGAGAAGTAATACACAAACGGGATATGAAACCAGACTCTCAAGAACTTCGTTGTCAAAATGTTCAGAATATTTTGAACGCTCTCAACGTATTCAACGTTCAGCGGAGTGTATCCGTCCCCGTCGCATGTTAGAGTCTCTGTAACATAtagacctaaaaataaaaatcttataccTTCATCATAATAATACTTAGAACACCCCTTTTCAATTTTCATTTCAAGTATTCTTAACATTACACGCATTCACCACTTCAATATCCTAAGGTATAGAAAGAGGCGTCATTAATTAGCAAGACGTGATAGGGGCATATCGCCACCTTGGGCACATTCCAAACTCCGATACTGAGCAAAAAGGCAATATCACTTATACCCGGGATTACAATGGGAATACAATGCATCTACACCATGCAGATTAGATGAATAATCATATTAATACGGGGAGGATCtacttaaaataagtattaaatatatgttttagatttaacaGTTAGATACTACGCAGTCATGCAAACGTTTAAAACCGGTGCGAATAAAAAGGATCAGCAAACCTTGACACCGATCGCAGCTAGTATTATATGGGAGAGACTTATCtaagcatattattaaaaatgtacagattcaattaaaactattttacggattttatcttgtttttttatattataattttcttataataattttctattttaaaacagctataaaatagttttattttaatgtctaacattcgtgtaatcATAAGGAATCATTGTACagattcaataattattagattaatattttttaatattgcctATTGCttaaattttggaaaaaaatatctcttaaTAACTCAACGTAAATATTTTCTCTGTTTATTCTTGAATTGCTCTTCGCCCAATTCGACGGTACATGTAATATAGTCATTCTACCAATGAGGCGGTaaaggaaatagaaaaaaaatataacacttacGGAACACAGtctctaaattatttaatagcaAATAACGGAACTGATCGAACGGTCCTTTCCCAACTTCCACAGCTAAGTCTTCGACAAGTTTCTTTGACTGGTTATTAAATATACCCATATAGCCATTCAATATCTGCACACTTAACGCTGGGTTCAACAGTTTTCGGTGTAATTTCCATTTTGGAACTGTTTGAAGttaaattgatatcaatttTAGAATCATCAGAACCTTGTTCAACACAATACATGTTATTGGTACTTAAATTGTATTAcattggtaaatatttataaagtaaaatgtaaatattaataagtactttaaaaaaactggaataatatatagcctataacaataaatatcaaacGATAGACACCTCATTTGTCAAAACCGATTCAGAAAATGCGTCGCTACATATGCACTACATACATAgggtgttaaaaatattaccctTCCTTGCTTCAAAGTAGTTGAGTTAAAACTGTAGACAATCTTTTGTTTATGTGATTAAAGTTacgatattttaattacattatcattcatttatttatgtacacttaatttaaattaaattaacaataatatgatTTACAGATGACTTTAAAACGTTCTCCAACCAGACATGACTTCATATGAGTTATAAATATGTCACTCAAATCGCTATGCATCGgtatataaaaaagattttataataagttgacggtatgtatgtatgtctaGATGAAACCATTATGGTCAAGAAGTATTAACTTAGATGCAGTGATATCTTGTTTTACCGCTAAGCATTCAAAAACTATGTTAATCTATTGGAAGTAACGCATGTCTTACTCCTAATGTATTAATCTGTCCTTACttttttacttaccatcagcagAAAATATTCCTTCTCCAACCAAAGGCttagaaaaatcataataaaaagcCTTTTTGTAACTCGTATTAGCAATGGTGGCACAATCATCAATATCTGTGATGCCTGGAAAGAAGGTTTCAAAAGGATTACCCTCCGCGATGtaacaattaatttagtttgtatttattcataaaGGTTATTGGTAAGCTACACGGACACAAAAGTACTacacgaataataaaatataaggttATTATGACTAATTAGTTTacgttgtaattaaatatatttgtttttgatttttttttactctcgACGTTGCGAACGAACTTCAGACATAAACATCACGAGGcaaaatttatttctgtatttcaAATCTAAATATCAGGGCCCCTGTAgagatatatttttctacatgaaagttttgtttttatgtttatattcctTCGATTTAAGCTGATAATTATTAACGCCGAATTGAGTACCCACCCCCTTCTTCGTAGTCagtgaaaataaatatccttACCATATAATGTCATCGGTCCTATTGACAATGTGATGACGCCTCCTTTCTCGTCGCACTCTTCAGTAATCTTCCTCAGGGTTTCAAATATCTCTGTAGATTCAAAAGTCATAATAGGGCGAGtagacagtaaaaaatatactaatatgttattttagtttacagATTCTTAAATTGggtaaaaaaagtatttcatcACACAATTATCGTCACTTTATAATTTCTTGTCGATGCAATGTTATCGGACTAAATTGACCTCttctaaacttatttatttcctataatataaatgacaataacattttataataagtcaCTCGAACCGCAGGCATAAATAAAAAGGGTAAATTTAggacaaaataaacataaataaaaaataattttaatgttacgcACCTTAATGCCACTACATTTACGACCACGTTCACACAcatgccatattcgcactaCTCAAACTCCGCATGAtcaaaaaaatcagaaaagtaaaactgagattttagtgaaaatttcgctatttacaaatgattttaagCCCAaggttagcagaggtaaagactcatatgtatttattaacggaatatcaaaatgactgtataataaaaatatactctacGGGTAGTATCACCTAAGAAATGATGAATATGTCCTATTAAAGGTAACTTTCCTTGATAGAGCTGGGACGCAAAGAATGCGCAGTTTTCCATTTTCTTTTCCACAAAACCCACAAAAAACAAATGCAACACACAAGTGTTAGAAACAACATTACCACTGAGAAGGTTAGTTATTACTACAAGTTTCTTACTTTGTTAGCATTTATAGCGTTGTTAGGGTCAGCAGATTGGCAATGTTTAGACCTAAATAAGTTACTCGTATACCTAAAGGTAGATACACATGCTTGTTGATTAAATGAAAACCAAATACGAATATTGCCTAATTTTTAAGACCTGTTTAAGAATTTTTCAAATTCTAAATCTGAAGATAAGTACTTGTCTACAATAAttgtaatcaaaattttattaacgtaAGGGTTTTggataatttattagttatagaTAGGAGTCTACCATAGGATTTCTTAATACACCGTGTATAAATATACGTTTTATATTTACCATCAACAAGAACATCTTAGAATCGTGAAGTAAATATTCGtaagacaaaatataaactgaTCTCTTCGCAGATTGAACCTACTGCGTGTTATTTCTCAACAAGCTCATTA is a window encoding:
- the LOC115453258 gene encoding LOW QUALITY PROTEIN: cytochrome P450 4g15 (The sequence of the model RefSeq protein was modified relative to this genomic sequence to represent the inferred CDS: inserted 1 base in 1 codon; substituted 1 base at 1 genomic stop codon), producing the protein MTLYGITDIDDCATIANTSYKKAFYYDFSKPLVGEGIFSADVPKWKLHRKLLNPALSVQILNGYMGIFNNQSKKLVEDLAVEVGKGPFDQFRYLLLNNLETVFQTLTCDGDGYTPLNVEYVESVQNILNILTTKFLRVWFHIPFVYYFSEHRKAELRCLKIIHDMSNRMIVKRKEKLKNMVQNNCYQNDSGKSKPLIDLMLQLADDDGLTDQEIREHRYVPHRRIDVLIMYPYVYLTIAFQFICFRVLEIFNDPDKDVDKNDLPKLVYVEAVIKETMRLYPMAXXVARCTDTEVKLKNYIVPAGTNCLLGFWSMHRQSIWGSDAHQFRPERWLNPDTLPKNPNAYAPFSIGKRNCIGKSYAMMSMKVLVAHVLHRYRITADVFKMKMKLDAVLKPASGYDISLENRI